DNA sequence from the Corynebacterium yudongzhengii genome:
GGGCAGCACGCTATCGACGCCCGCCTGCAGGCCACCGAGGCGCCGCGTTCGCGCTGGTCGGGCGCCCGCGAGGTCGGCGCCGTGCTGGTGGATGCCGGCACCGTGCTGGCGGTGGCGCTCGTCGGCGCCGCCGTGGGCGTGGAGCCGGTGGCCTTGGCCGTGTTTGCGGTGTTGGTGTGGGCGCTGTTCAGCGTCACTGAGGGCGTGCGCGGTTTCGCGGCGGTTCTCGACGACTCGATGGCCGCCGCCGAGCGCGTCTACGAGCTCACCCATGCCCGCCCGGCGGTGAGCGAACCGGAGTCCCCGGTGGCTGTGCCTTCCGGCCCGCTCGGCGTCGAGTTCCACGGCGTGACCCACTCCTATTCCGCGGGCAGCACGTCTGTGCAGGACGTCACGGTGCGCATCGCGCCTGGTAGCCATACGTGTTTCATCGGCACGTCGGGCTCGGGTAAGTCGACGGCGCTGTCGTTGATCGCCCGCCACCACGACCCCACTGCGGGCCACGTGAGCCTCGGTGGGGTGGACCTGCGTGAGCTGAAGCTTTCCGACGTCCGCTCCGCCGTCCTCTTCGTCGAACAACAAGCCACCCTGTTCAACGGCACGGTGCGCTCCAACCTCGCGCTGGCAGCACCGAAGGCAGGTGACGACGAGATGCACCACGCCTTAGAAGTCGTGAGCCTGGATCGCGAACTCGCCGAGCGCGACGGGCTCGACACCGAGGTCGGCGAGGGCGCTCAGTTGCTCTCGGGCGGCCAGCGCCAGCGCCTCGCTTTGGCGCGCGCGGTGCTGTTGCGCCCGCGCGTGTTGCTTCTCGACGAGTACACCTCCCACCTCGACGACGCCACCGCTAGCCAAGTGCGCCACAACGTGCGCGCGGAATTCCCGGGCATCACTCTCATCGAGTCCACCCACACCCCCGCCGGCATCGCTGACGCCGACCAGGTCATCGTCCTCGATAACGGCATCGTCCGGGCCGCCGGCACACCCGACGAGGTGGCCGACTCCGGGCCGCTGTCCCGTCTCATGGCCCGCGCGGCGGAGCTGCCGGACTAGGGGCTCAGCGTAGGTTCCAGGTCTTCTCGCGGGCCCAGGACCGATTGTTGAGTGGGCGCTAACTGGTGAAACTACCCCCTCGGAAGAAAAATACTTTGTTAGGCCTAGCGAAGCAGGAATTATGACCTACGATTCCTATCGCCCAAGTATTCCCTTAGGGAAGCATTAGTATTCACTGCATATTAAGGGTGGTCATCGATGAAGGCTGGCAGGATAGTCGCAGCTACTGTGAGTGCAGTGCTCGCGGTGTGCACTGTGGTGGTCACCGCTTCTGCAGACGTGTTTCACGGTCACTGGATCGGCGGGAAGATTGAGGGGGCCTACCACCGCCTCGGCGGGTGGAACACGTTCGGTGATGCGATTACCGCTGAGGGCATAGCCGCCTGGAATGGCCGGTACCAGGTCTTTCAGCGTGATGCGTCAATCTGCTGGCATCCCAACGCTGATAACGGCACTGCCCATCAGGTTGGTGGGTGTATTCAATCGTGGGGCGTACAGCCGGCGTTGGGATAGGTCCAACGCTTCCGGACTATTTATAGGGAGAGTTGATTTTGGAAAACTATGCCGACTTTTTCGAGGACCCTGGTGAGCCTGCCGATGATGTGCGGATCGCGGACATTGAACGAGCGATCGGTCGGCGTTTGCCTGAGGATTATCGGGCGCTGATCCAAGAAACCGGAGGCGGTAGTCTCAAGCTGTCCAGGTGCGTGATGCCTGGGCTTCCGGGAGCGGCAGAAGGCTTGAGCACTGACAATATTTTCGGCAATGGGAAAATTGCCACCGGTGCCAATGTTGATTTGGCTGAGTTTGGGGTCTTCTTGATGGAGGAGTGGGAGATTCCTGAAGAAGTCCTTTTGTTTGCTGATACCGAAGACGGTATGCACAACTGTTTCGTGATCAACTATGACTTGGCGGAGTTTCCACGAGGGGCGATTCTTCACTTGGATACTGATCCGGGTGGGAAGTTGACCAAGGTTGCTGACTCGGTGGCTGATTTCCTCAACGCCCTTGAACCTTATAACGACGAAGGGGATCAAGATTACAATCCCAGTGCAGGCCAAGAAGGTGTGGGTATCAAAGGCGTATGGCACGGGGTTCTTTCTGAGACGCTTACCCGTGCTATTGCGGAAGAGGGTGTCAGGAAATTTGTGTGTGAGGCTCTGATCCAGAAGGAGTTTCACCGATAATGACAACGGTGACAACGAAGAAAAACCATGACCAGGACAAGGTCAACGAGATCAGCGAGAAGCTGATGGAAAATCCTGAGCTCGCCAAGCTGATTGGCGAGTTGTCGACGTCCACCGATAACGCCAGCGACCTGGTCAAAGCCCTGTTGCAGGCATCGATTAACGCTGGTTTTGCAGGCGGAAATGGATGCCCATTTGGGCTACGGTCATTCCGACCGGACGATGAAGGCCCAGGTTGAACCAACACAGGGTAGTAACCACCGCAACGGGTCGTAGACCAAGACCGTCAATTCTGGGCACGGCGCGTTGGAAGGGATCGTGCCCAGGGATCGTTCCGGCACGTTTACTGCCCAGATGGTGCCCAAGGGCTCACGCCGGCTGACAGAGCTCGATGACATGATCATCTCGCTGTACGCCGGTGGGATGACAGTGCGTGATATTCAGCACCATCTTGGCTCCACCCTGGGGGTGGATATGAGCCCGGATACGATCAGCACGATTACCGATGCAGTCTTAGACGAGGTGATGATCTGGCAGAACCGTCAACTCGACGAGTTCTACCCAGTAATCTTTTTTGATGCGCTACGCGTGAAGATCCGCGATGGCCACCGTGTAGTCAACAAGGCGTGCTACATGGCGGTGGGCATCGACATAGACGGTATCAAGCACATCCTGGGCTTGTGGATTGCTGATAATGAAGGTGCCGCCTTTTGGGCATCTGTGTGCGCAGATCTGGCCAACCGTGGCGTCCAGGATGTCTTCATCGTCTGCTGTGATGGTCTTAAAGGTCTACCGGAAGCTTGTGGAGGCAACCTGGCCACATTCGATGGTACAAACCTGCATCGTGCACCTGATCCGGGCGGCGAATAGGTGGGTGTCCTATCAGGACCGAAAACCCGTCTCCAGTGCGCTACGTGCGATCTAGACGGCCGTAAACGAAGATACCGCCCGTGCCAGCTTAGATGCGTTCGAAACCTCTGAGCTTGGCCAGAAGTACCCGCAGTCGGTGAATATCTGGCGTGATGCGTGGGAACGGTTCGTGGGGTTTCTGCAGTTCCCGCCAGCGGCGCGCAAGGTGATATACACCACGAATTCAATCGAGTCACTCAATGCTGAGCTGCGTAAAGCTACCCGAAACCGGGGCCAGTTCCCGAACGATACAGCAGCACTGAAGACGCTTTGGTTGATGATGTGCACCATCGAAGACTAACGCGTTGCCAAACGCGCGAAGCAAGCCAAGCGTGCCGTTGAGTGCAACGGGTATGTTCAAGGAGCGAAGGCCAATGGCTGGAAACAAGCCATCAACCAACTAGCTGTGGCATACCCAGACCGATTCGCGGACTACCTGTAAACCACCCCCGCACACAAACTATCGGACGCTCTCTTGCGGAAACCCCGACTCCTGATATGGGGTATCTCCTACGTAAAGCAACGGCTCCCATAACAAACTCATTCGGCCCTAATATCCTTCAAGACTTTGAGAAAGGCAAGCGTTTTCTCGATGTGCTTTATTGGGCAGCTCAGCATGTTAATCCTCACTCGGATGTGGATTCGTTTACGAACTACACCGAAAAAATGCGGGTACCAACATTCAGCGTTTGTTGCGCGGTTCTTTTCGTGCGGAAGGGCAACGATATGGGTTCGTATGGTTCGTCGGCGTGATCGAGTCGTGGTGGGACGACCGTGTGGAAAAGGGTTTCCTTGTGGAGACTCCGGTCAAGTCCGCGGGAGTGGTGTATCTGTCCTTCCTGAATCATTGGAATCTAGTGGAGGGGGTGTCGGGGACCGGCGCGGGCTGGGTTGCTGTGCATTAGGCCGCTCCCTCGGTCGTGACGGTGTTGCTCGCGTCGACGGTGTTGGCGACGATAAGCTTTCGGGTTTGTTCCAGGCTTGCCAGTGACATGTAGCGCTTTTGTTGAATCCAATCATCATGCTGCTCGGCGAGCACTGCCCCGACGAGTCGTACTACCGCGGCCCGATTGGGGAAGATGCCGACAACGTCAGTACGCCGGCGGATTTCCCGGTTGAGTCGTTCCGTCGGGTTATTCGACCACACCTTCGTCCACACAGCTTTCGGCGTGTTCGTGAACGCTAAGATCTCATCCAACGACTCTTCCACGTATCCGGCTACTTCTGGGAAACGCTGGTGACAGAACTCTACTACTTCCCGGGCTTGGTCCCACGTGGACCTGGCGTCGGCTTGCTGAAAAATGGAATGAAACATCCCCGACAACGTCGTCCACCCGCGCTTGGAAACTTTCGAGGAAAGGTTCTTGGCAAAATGCGTTCGGCACCGCTGCCAACCGGCAGTAGGAAGAACTTGGCCGACAGCGGCCTGGATACCCAGGTGGGCATCACTAGTGACGAGGTAGACTTCACCAAGTCCGCGGGCTTTTAAGTCCTGGAAGAACCCGGTCCAAGATTCCACGGACTCTGATGTTGCTACTTGCATGCCCAAAAGCTCCCGGTAGCCGTCGTTATTGACACCGGTGGCAATAAGCACGCTGGTCGTGACTACCCGTCCGCCTTCACGAACTTTCATGGTCACCGCATCACAGGACAGGTAGTAGTACGGGCCCTGATCAAGCGGGCGGGTTCGAAACTCCTCGACCATGATGTCGAGTTCTTTGGCCATGTCAGAGACCTGGGACTTCGACAGGTTGGTGATCCCCAGTGTTGCGACCAGGTCGTTCATCCTGCGGGTGGAGACACCCTTTAAGTAGCAGGTGGCGATCACTGTGGTCAGGGCCCGTTCGGTTCTGCTGCGTCGTTCCACAAGCCAATCAGGAAAGAAGCTCCCGGTGCGTAGTTTTGGGATAGCGACGTCAATGGAGCCGACACGGGTGTCGAGTTGGCGGTGACGGTAGCCATTGCGGGTGTTGGTGCGCTGCGGAGAAACAGTGGCGTAGTCAGCACCGCAGACGCTGTCGGCCTGAGCCGAGAGGATTTGGTTGATGAAGTCCGAGAGCATTTGGCGCATCAAATCTGGGGACGCTTGAGTCAGTAGCTCTTCGAGATACGCGGTCGGATCGATATGATGAGGGTCAGCGGCCATCGCAGGGTACTTCCTTTCGAGGATAGGTAGAAGTTGATTCGAAAGGTACCCGCGATGGTCGCCTTCATGCACACCGGCACAAGACTTACCGCGGGCTACAGATACACCACGCTAACGGACGCAACCGAGACTCCGGAGGGGTTTGTTTTTGATGAGGCTTATATTGCTCGTGTCCTTGAGGAGGAACCGGTCACTGAATTATAGGTCCTATCTTTCCCTTACGGGCCTCCCTTTACATCCATGGCTTCCGCTTACTTCCCCTAGCAAGAGAAAAACGCCTGGCAGCGAACTGCCAGGCGTTTCACCTTTGGCGGAGGATGTGGGATTTGAACCCACGAGGGGCGTGAACCCCGCACGCGTTCCAGGCGTGTGACATAGGCCGCTAGTCGAATCCTCCGTGCAAAGACTTTAGCCGATAGTAGGAATGAGCCAAAATCGCCTGGTGAGGCGAGTTTTCTTCCCGTTTAGAGGCGACACAGCGATGCTGACGGAAATATGGTTTGGTTTCGGGCGGTAGGTGTGGGTTAGAGTAGTCCCAGGATCCCACGCGGCGTCCATCTCGTGAACTCCCCCAGGGCAGGAATGCAGCAAGGGTCAACGGGCTCTGGCGGGTGCGTGGGGTCCCCTTTGTTTTCGCTGGGCGATCAAAGCCGCGCGGGAAGGCGGTACCATGGTGGGCGTACTAGCGCAGGGGGAGTAGCGATGAGACGCCCGCCTGTGCTCCGCCCCATCCGGTAGGAGGCTAGCCCAGTAATGTCGCTTCTCGATCTCGACCACGACCAGCGCAAGGAACTCGCAGAACGGGTTCGTCAGGACTACGAGGAGCTGAAGTCGAAGGACCTCCAGCTCAACCTGACCCGCGGTAAGCCGTCGTCGGAGCAGCTGGACATCTCCCAGCGCCTGCTCGAGCTGCCCGGCACCGAGGATTTTAAGGATGCCGACGGCACCGAT
Encoded proteins:
- a CDS encoding IS256 family transposase, which produces MAADPHHIDPTAYLEELLTQASPDLMRQMLSDFINQILSAQADSVCGADYATVSPQRTNTRNGYRHRQLDTRVGSIDVAIPKLRTGSFFPDWLVERRSRTERALTTVIATCYLKGVSTRRMNDLVATLGITNLSKSQVSDMAKELDIMVEEFRTRPLDQGPYYYLSCDAVTMKVREGGRVVTTSVLIATGVNNDGYRELLGMQVATSESVESWTGFFQDLKARGLGEVYLVTSDAHLGIQAAVGQVLPTAGWQRCRTHFAKNLSSKVSKRGWTTLSGMFHSIFQQADARSTWDQAREVVEFCHQRFPEVAGYVEESLDEILAFTNTPKAVWTKVWSNNPTERLNREIRRRTDVVGIFPNRAAVVRLVGAVLAEQHDDWIQQKRYMSLASLEQTRKLIVANTVDASNTVTTEGAA
- a CDS encoding SMI1/KNR4 family protein — its product is MENYADFFEDPGEPADDVRIADIERAIGRRLPEDYRALIQETGGGSLKLSRCVMPGLPGAAEGLSTDNIFGNGKIATGANVDLAEFGVFLMEEWEIPEEVLLFADTEDGMHNCFVINYDLAEFPRGAILHLDTDPGGKLTKVADSVADFLNALEPYNDEGDQDYNPSAGQEGVGIKGVWHGVLSETLTRAIAEEGVRKFVCEALIQKEFHR
- a CDS encoding amino acid ABC transporter ATP-binding/permease protein, whose product is MQRVTSWLIDVTRPVLSPLVGSVIFRHLYFAAHLALVGIGAWAVASLVAGESLPVVWLILALVGLTLAKGLFNYLEHFLGHLVAFKALEILRVELYRRLVPQATEMKATSGDVLNRATKDIDRIEVFFAHTLPPAITAATIPLVTVLASLPFVGFQPVLVAAVGLVLSVGVVPVLGARTSMRVARKSAAQRGELTQHVTDSLQGMSEVTGYGHVTRRLQGQHAIDARLQATEAPRSRWSGAREVGAVLVDAGTVLAVALVGAAVGVEPVALAVFAVLVWALFSVTEGVRGFAAVLDDSMAAAERVYELTHARPAVSEPESPVAVPSGPLGVEFHGVTHSYSAGSTSVQDVTVRIAPGSHTCFIGTSGSGKSTALSLIARHHDPTAGHVSLGGVDLRELKLSDVRSAVLFVEQQATLFNGTVRSNLALAAPKAGDDEMHHALEVVSLDRELAERDGLDTEVGEGAQLLSGGQRQRLALARAVLLRPRVLLLDEYTSHLDDATASQVRHNVRAEFPGITLIESTHTPAGIADADQVIVLDNGIVRAAGTPDEVADSGPLSRLMARAAELPD